CGAGGCGGAAAACCGCATGCACACCATCAAGGCTGTAATGGTGGCCACTCTTGCAGAACTAAGCTAGCAAGGTTTTATATAACCACACATGGCAGTGTTTCCTTTTAGGGGAAATACTGCTTTTCTTTTTGCCGTTTGGGCAAATCTACCCCAAAAAAGTGAGTCATTATTGCTAGGAGTGTGTCAAAACGAAACAAAAAAGGATTGAATTACGTAAGGAAAGGGGCGAGTTGATTCAGATTCACATCCTCAAAAGGTTTCTCATGTACACTATCAGTTCTTGAATAAATCATGTAAATTGATATAAAGCAATATAATACATTCAATATGGGAGAGTTGATAATAAGTTGGCACACTTTCTGCAATATTATATATGAATCCCGAAAGGGAGTGATGAAACACATTACAGAACACGGAGGTGTACTATGAAATACTTAACTACAAGAAGAAACTATGATTCACCGGTAGTCTCAGCATTTGATTCTCTGTTCAATGACATGCTTGGCGATTGGGGCATGTATTCCTCAAAGTTTCCGGCTGTGGATATCACGGAGAACGATGATGCCTACATCCTGGAAGCAGAACTCCCTGGGTACAAGCAGAAGGAAGTGAAGGTCAACATTGAGAAGCATGTCCTGAAACTGAGCTCTGCCAAGGAGACCAAGAAGGAGGAGAAGGACAAAAAGCGCCTTGTCTCTGAACGTTGCTACCAGTGCTTTGAGCGATCGTTCTCCTTGCCTGAAGATGTAGATGAGGAGAAAATTGCAGGTGAGTTTGCCGACGGTATTCTTACATTGACACTTCCAAAGAAGGAAGTAGCAAAACCCAAGGCAATCGAAGTAAAAATCAAATAGGGAATAGACAACCATCCTGTACATGCAAGGCCCCGCGAGAAGCGGGGCTTCTGCATGTCTACCAGTAGGTGATCAGCTGAGTATAGAACTGTTTGGCGAGTGAGATGTTCTCTAGGCTGATCCGCTCATCAGGAGCATGCATCCGGTCAACTTCGCTACGGTCCATCCGGGCTGGAGTGAAACGGTAGATATAATCACTGAGATTCTGGTATTTTCTTGCATCGGTGGCTCCCATCATGAGGTATGGGGTAACAATGGAATCTGGAAACGTCATCTTGATGGTTTCAGAAAGATAACTGTAAGCCTCACCATCAGTCTTGCTGATATGGGAAGGGGGAGTGCAATGCATGGGCTTTGCCCTGACAGAATCAGAGGCAATTGTTTTGGTGACCCAGGAGAGAATAGATTCCTGAGTATCTCCTGGGAGCAAACGACAGTTCACGATTGCTGTGGCTTTCTTTGCAATCACATTGCTTTTATCGCTTGCTGAGATGACTGTGGGAACTATTGTGCTTCTGATGGCAGCGTTGAGCGTAGCTTGCTTGGAGAAAACAAACTTCAAGAGACCTGCTGTCAGCCAAAGATTGAGAAAGAGCATGCTGTATGCGAATGGGCCCTCCTTACCTAGATTTGTGAGCATCTGTTTCACAGGAGGCGTTAATTTTGCAGGCATTTGCTTGTTTTCCAATTTGTGAATAGCCTGGGAGAGTGTTCCCAAAGCAGTGGGAAAAGCAGGGGTGGAGGAGTGTCCTGCTGTTCTCTCAACCGTGAGCTCTAGATCGAGATATCCTTTTTCTGCAACCCCTACTACCGCAATGCTTTGCTCGAAACCTTTGATGTACTTTTGGCTAACCACACCACCCTCATCCAATACAAAGCTGAAATGGAGTGCTTGTTCTTGAAAATAGCGAGCAATACGAACAGCTCCCTCTTTGCTGCTGTTGCTCTCCTCATCACATCCAAAGGCTACATA
This sequence is a window from uncultured Sphaerochaeta sp.. Protein-coding genes within it:
- a CDS encoding Hsp20/alpha crystallin family protein, with amino-acid sequence MKYLTTRRNYDSPVVSAFDSLFNDMLGDWGMYSSKFPAVDITENDDAYILEAELPGYKQKEVKVNIEKHVLKLSSAKETKKEEKDKKRLVSERCYQCFERSFSLPEDVDEEKIAGEFADGILTLTLPKKEVAKPKAIEVKIK
- a CDS encoding M20/M25/M40 family metallo-hydrolase, which gives rise to MLFLFFPIFLLVILAVVVFRTIAMRTYTKRTATHTASQTGIEEETILAEAVMCRSVSHADPNLTDWNEFSRLLALLETSFPLCNKHRITDKAIGPYNLVYCFTGEDKSREPALLTAHLDVVGANEQEWTHPPFDGVIEEGFLYGRGSFDCKLQVISILSAFEHILKTEKHPKHTWYVAFGCDEESNSSKEGAVRIARYFQEQALHFSFVLDEGGVVSQKYIKGFEQSIAVVGVAEKGYLDLELTVERTAGHSSTPAFPTALGTLSQAIHKLENKQMPAKLTPPVKQMLTNLGKEGPFAYSMLFLNLWLTAGLLKFVFSKQATLNAAIRSTIVPTVISASDKSNVIAKKATAIVNCRLLPGDTQESILSWVTKTIASDSVRAKPMHCTPPSHISKTDGEAYSYLSETIKMTFPDSIVTPYLMMGATDARKYQNLSDYIYRFTPARMDRSEVDRMHAPDERISLENISLAKQFYTQLITYW